In Paraburkholderia caribensis, a single window of DNA contains:
- a CDS encoding GNVR domain-containing protein, with product MYIHARARRARGHRRRDRLKQREYLLEGSVDDGVLPPEGGYVGKLLDTLYEGRKTIVIIASLFTLVGLVYAMLARPVYQADMLIHVEDSDGAAKNALADVSSMFAVKTAASAEIEVLRSRMVVSRAVEATQLYINASPRYFPVVGRWIATHLNVSSWSGRGGYAWGDEAITVARFDVPDRMHGAKFIVTLKGNGEYALVHNGMDLPGRVGETLHAEVPGGAIDLLVSAIDGRPGVTFELSRSSALAATLDLQSRLMISEKGKESSVIGAALEGGDPVKTSMILNAIGNEYMRQKVQRTQEEAEKSIAFLNQQLPELKAKLEQAEEEYNQFRSEHGAVDLGAEASALLQSSAQAQNRIAELRQQRAQLDARYMPDNPALIATNGQLEEAEKALAELAAQTKRLPPLEQSVLRLQREVQVDTNIYTNLLNTKEQLRLAKAGKISNARLIDSAAVPEGPIRPKRALIVVAGSLTGLFVGAALVLFKRRMNSGIAMVDEIEAGAGLHVYASVPRSRVQQMLTRRLPEGLPGTCSVLARTASFDSAVESLRSFRGALEFALRDAPNHVVLLAGPTPMVGKSFVSVNLAALLGSSGHRVLLIDTDLRRGTLNAHVGVRASPGITDIMQGAHYDAVVHRSIMPGVDFVANGGYVTNAAELLRHRNFARFVEWADSEYDVVLMDAPPILPVADPGIVAHLAGMVFLVARQGVTSVSELRESVRRFEQIGVPIRGVVFNDMTSRPGKYGSEYAAYGYASYSNTGGDAARGT from the coding sequence TTGTATATCCATGCACGTGCCCGGCGCGCTCGCGGGCACCGACGGAGAGATAGATTGAAACAACGTGAATATCTGCTAGAGGGGTCGGTCGACGACGGCGTACTGCCGCCGGAGGGCGGGTATGTCGGCAAGCTTCTCGACACCCTGTATGAAGGCCGCAAGACCATTGTCATCATCGCGTCGCTCTTTACGCTCGTGGGCCTCGTCTACGCGATGCTCGCGCGTCCTGTCTATCAGGCCGACATGCTCATCCACGTGGAGGATAGCGATGGCGCCGCGAAAAACGCACTAGCCGATGTGTCGTCGATGTTCGCGGTGAAGACCGCGGCCTCGGCGGAGATCGAAGTGCTGCGCTCGCGGATGGTCGTCTCGCGTGCTGTCGAAGCCACGCAGCTTTATATCAACGCGTCGCCGCGCTATTTCCCGGTGGTGGGCCGATGGATCGCGACGCACCTGAACGTGTCGAGCTGGTCGGGCCGTGGCGGCTACGCTTGGGGCGACGAGGCAATCACCGTGGCGCGCTTCGACGTGCCCGACCGGATGCACGGGGCGAAATTCATCGTCACGCTGAAAGGCAACGGCGAGTACGCGCTTGTGCACAATGGCATGGACCTGCCAGGCCGGGTCGGCGAGACGCTGCACGCCGAGGTGCCGGGCGGCGCGATCGACCTGCTGGTGAGTGCAATCGACGGACGCCCCGGCGTCACCTTCGAGCTGTCACGCTCGTCCGCGCTTGCGGCGACCCTCGATCTGCAAAGCAGGCTGATGATCTCCGAGAAGGGCAAGGAGTCGTCGGTGATCGGCGCGGCACTGGAAGGCGGCGACCCGGTGAAGACGAGCATGATCCTGAATGCGATCGGCAACGAGTACATGCGGCAGAAAGTGCAGCGCACGCAGGAAGAAGCCGAGAAGTCGATCGCGTTCCTCAACCAGCAATTGCCGGAGTTGAAGGCGAAGCTGGAGCAAGCCGAAGAAGAATACAACCAGTTCCGTTCGGAGCACGGTGCGGTCGATCTGGGCGCGGAAGCCTCTGCCTTGCTGCAGAGCTCGGCGCAGGCGCAAAACCGCATCGCCGAGTTGCGGCAGCAGCGCGCCCAGCTCGACGCGCGCTACATGCCCGACAACCCCGCACTGATTGCGACGAACGGGCAACTGGAGGAGGCCGAGAAGGCGCTGGCCGAACTGGCCGCGCAGACCAAGCGGCTGCCGCCCCTTGAGCAGAGCGTGCTGCGGCTGCAACGCGAAGTCCAGGTCGACACGAACATCTACACGAACCTGTTGAACACCAAGGAGCAGTTGCGTCTGGCCAAGGCGGGCAAAATCTCGAATGCACGTCTGATCGACAGCGCTGCCGTGCCGGAGGGCCCGATCCGGCCCAAGCGCGCGCTGATCGTGGTGGCGGGTTCGCTCACGGGTCTGTTCGTCGGCGCGGCGCTCGTGCTGTTCAAGCGCAGGATGAATAGCGGTATCGCGATGGTCGACGAGATCGAGGCGGGCGCGGGTCTGCACGTCTATGCTTCCGTGCCGCGCAGCCGCGTGCAACAAATGCTCACACGGCGGCTGCCGGAGGGCCTGCCAGGTACGTGCAGCGTGCTGGCGCGCACGGCGTCGTTCGATTCGGCCGTCGAGAGTCTGCGCAGTTTCCGGGGTGCGCTCGAGTTCGCGTTGCGCGATGCGCCCAACCACGTCGTCTTGCTCGCCGGCCCGACGCCGATGGTAGGCAAGTCGTTTGTGTCGGTGAATCTGGCGGCGCTGCTCGGTTCGTCCGGCCACCGTGTGCTGCTCATCGACACGGACCTGCGGCGCGGCACGCTGAACGCCCACGTAGGCGTGCGTGCGAGCCCGGGTATCACGGACATCATGCAGGGCGCACACTACGATGCCGTGGTGCATCGGAGCATTATGCCGGGTGTCGACTTCGTCGCGAACGGCGGTTATGTGACCAATGCGGCCGAGCTGCTTCGGCATCGCAACTTCGCGCGCTTTGTCGAATGGGCCGACAGCGAGTACGACGTCGTTCTGATGGACGCGCCGCCTATTCTGCCCGTTGCCGATCCAGGCATCGTCGCCCATCTGGCGGGCATGGTGTTCCTGGTTGCGCGCCAGGGTGTGACGAGCGTATCGGAGCTGCGCGAATCGGTGCGCCGTTTTGAACAGATCGGTGTACCGATCCGCGGTGTCGTCTTCAACGACATGACGTCGCGGCCCGGCAAGTACGGCAGCG
- a CDS encoding polysaccharide biosynthesis/export family protein — MQLKRVCENWKTQARTARLCSWWRTVRARARLDLARAIRLVASGWAAPAAAAVLLSGCALSPGMTFRGMPSGNAVGAAGAAQAAAGRAGSQDATGSDGAPAGSLVEITDDLVAKQQEERPTGVSADVRNLFAKAEPYVIGPGDVLSIVVWDHPELSMPAATTGGGPSTSGAPAVAPGYTVDTNGFIQYAYIGPIKVQGLSEMGVRDMLTARLARYVRQPQMTVRVETYRSKRVYLDGEVKTPGVQVLNDVAMTLPEAINRAGGFTDKSDRSKVSLTRGDETVLVDMPDMIRNNVNPDRIILRDGDLVRVYAQNDSKVFVIGEVQRPGGLPFNNGRMTLNQALGDAGGISQTSGDASQVYVVRGREVSKRVVYHLDATSASAMATADSFELKPNDVVFVDASSLVKWSRVIGLILPATQAASATRALGY; from the coding sequence ATGCAACTCAAGCGAGTTTGCGAGAACTGGAAGACACAGGCGCGCACCGCGCGCCTGTGCTCGTGGTGGCGAACGGTTCGCGCGCGTGCGAGGCTCGACCTTGCACGCGCAATCCGTCTGGTCGCATCCGGATGGGCAGCGCCCGCAGCCGCGGCTGTGCTGCTGTCGGGATGCGCGCTGTCGCCGGGGATGACATTCAGAGGTATGCCTTCGGGCAACGCCGTTGGGGCGGCGGGTGCCGCGCAGGCCGCGGCAGGCCGCGCAGGTTCGCAGGATGCGACGGGCAGTGATGGCGCACCCGCGGGCTCGCTCGTCGAAATCACCGATGACCTGGTCGCGAAGCAGCAAGAGGAACGGCCAACAGGCGTGTCGGCCGATGTGCGTAACCTGTTCGCAAAGGCGGAGCCTTATGTGATCGGGCCGGGTGACGTCCTCAGCATCGTCGTGTGGGACCACCCGGAACTCAGCATGCCGGCGGCAACGACGGGAGGCGGACCGAGCACGTCGGGCGCCCCTGCCGTCGCGCCGGGCTATACGGTCGATACGAATGGCTTCATCCAGTACGCCTATATCGGGCCCATCAAGGTGCAGGGGCTCTCGGAAATGGGCGTGAGGGACATGCTCACCGCCAGGCTGGCCCGCTACGTCAGGCAGCCGCAGATGACGGTGCGCGTCGAGACTTACCGTAGCAAGCGCGTCTATCTCGACGGCGAAGTGAAAACGCCGGGCGTGCAGGTGCTCAACGACGTGGCGATGACGCTTCCCGAAGCGATCAACCGGGCAGGCGGTTTTACCGACAAGTCGGATCGATCGAAAGTGTCGCTGACGCGCGGCGACGAGACGGTGCTCGTCGATATGCCGGACATGATCCGCAACAACGTGAACCCGGACCGGATCATCCTGCGCGATGGCGACCTGGTCCGTGTTTACGCGCAGAACGACAGCAAGGTCTTTGTGATTGGTGAAGTCCAGCGTCCCGGCGGGCTGCCGTTCAACAACGGGCGCATGACGTTGAACCAGGCGCTGGGCGACGCGGGCGGCATCAGCCAGACTTCCGGCGACGCGTCGCAGGTATACGTCGTGCGTGGCCGCGAGGTGAGCAAGCGCGTGGTCTACCACCTCGACGCGACCTCGGCATCCGCGATGGCAACGGCCGATTCGTTCGAACTCAAGCCGAACGATGTCGTGTTCGTCGACGCTTCCTCGCTCGTCAAGTGGAGCCGCGTCATTGGTCTGATCCTGCCGGCCACCCAGGCGGCGTCGGCGACCCGGGCACTCGGCTACTGA
- a CDS encoding sugar transferase has protein sequence MSELVHRAIDIALIVLGAFGALHLNLNFNVAAVGPAHQLDPTLVAFVAALALSVFPACGTYPPRGRHPVASVAGRTAFAWLAVQLCGLALLYAIHRDNLISMPWFIYWTLTTGISLLASHTLFFAEFSVARQATAWLRREDADHDPVETEPHKGSVRHAVKRVFDVTVGLTMILALLPLLVLIALVVKLDGGPSIYGHTRVGRNGEKFRCLKFRSMVVNSQQVLEELLANDPVARAEWEREFKLKNDVRVTRIGHFLRRSSLDELPQLWNVVRGEMSLVGPRPIVAQELERYGANSKYYLMATPGITGLWQVSGRCETDYATRVSLDVTYVKNWSLHSDIGILFKTILVVIKGNGAY, from the coding sequence ATGTCCGAGCTGGTGCATCGTGCGATCGATATCGCGCTAATCGTGCTGGGCGCTTTCGGCGCACTGCACTTGAACCTGAACTTCAACGTGGCGGCAGTGGGTCCTGCACATCAGCTCGACCCCACGCTCGTCGCGTTCGTCGCGGCACTCGCGTTATCGGTGTTTCCAGCGTGTGGAACCTATCCGCCGCGAGGGCGGCATCCCGTCGCGAGCGTTGCCGGCCGCACGGCATTTGCATGGCTCGCCGTGCAACTCTGCGGGCTTGCCTTGCTCTACGCCATTCATCGCGACAACCTGATTTCCATGCCGTGGTTCATCTACTGGACACTCACCACGGGCATTTCGCTGCTCGCCTCGCATACGCTCTTCTTTGCGGAATTCAGCGTGGCCCGTCAGGCGACCGCATGGCTCAGGCGCGAGGACGCCGACCACGATCCCGTCGAAACCGAGCCGCATAAGGGCTCGGTCAGGCATGCCGTCAAGCGGGTCTTCGACGTCACGGTCGGCCTGACGATGATCCTGGCGCTGCTGCCCTTGCTCGTGCTGATTGCGCTGGTCGTGAAGCTGGACGGCGGCCCGTCGATCTACGGCCATACCCGCGTGGGCCGCAACGGCGAAAAGTTTCGCTGCCTCAAGTTCCGCTCGATGGTGGTCAATTCGCAGCAGGTGCTCGAAGAGCTGCTCGCGAACGATCCCGTGGCGCGCGCCGAGTGGGAGCGCGAGTTCAAGCTGAAGAACGACGTGCGCGTGACGCGCATCGGCCACTTCCTGCGCCGCTCCAGCCTCGACGAACTGCCGCAGCTATGGAACGTCGTGCGCGGCGAAATGAGCCTGGTCGGCCCGCGTCCGATCGTTGCCCAGGAACTGGAGCGCTACGGCGCCAACAGCAAGTACTACCTGATGGCGACGCCGGGCATTACGGGTCTCTGGCAGGTGAGCGGGCGCTGCGAAACCGACTACGCCACGCGCGTGTCGCTCGACGTCACCTACGTGAAGAACTGGTCGCTGCATAGCGACATCGGCATTCTCTTCAAGACGATCCTGGTCGTCATCAAGGGGAATGGCGCTTACTGA
- the rpiA gene encoding ribose-5-phosphate isomerase RpiA, producing MTQDELKQLVGQAAADYVIANVPEGAIIGVGTGSTANCFIDALAAHKSRYRGAVSSSVATTARLQSHGIQVFDLNDIESLPVYVDGADEIDHSGAMIKGGGGALTREKIVASVSEKFVCIADASKVVDVLGQFPLPIEVVPMARTAIGRRVTAMGGVPVVRVTKDGSPYITDNGNEILDVKGLRISDPRTVETHINAWPGVVTVGLFATRGADLCLLGTANGVETIDYPNR from the coding sequence ATGACTCAAGACGAACTCAAGCAACTGGTCGGCCAAGCCGCCGCCGACTACGTGATCGCAAACGTGCCCGAAGGCGCCATCATCGGCGTCGGCACCGGCTCGACGGCGAACTGCTTCATCGACGCGCTCGCCGCGCACAAGTCGCGCTATCGCGGCGCGGTGTCCAGCTCGGTCGCGACGACGGCGCGCCTGCAATCGCACGGCATCCAGGTGTTCGATCTGAACGACATCGAATCGCTGCCCGTCTACGTCGACGGCGCCGATGAAATCGATCACAGCGGCGCGATGATCAAGGGCGGCGGCGGCGCGCTCACGCGCGAGAAAATCGTCGCGTCGGTGTCGGAGAAGTTCGTCTGCATCGCGGACGCGAGCAAGGTCGTCGACGTGCTCGGCCAGTTTCCGCTCCCCATCGAAGTCGTGCCGATGGCGCGCACGGCGATCGGCCGCCGCGTGACGGCGATGGGCGGCGTGCCCGTCGTGCGCGTGACGAAGGACGGCTCGCCGTACATCACCGACAACGGCAACGAAATCCTCGACGTCAAGGGCCTGCGCATCAGCGATCCGCGCACGGTCGAAACGCATATCAATGCATGGCCGGGTGTCGTGACCGTGGGCCTGTTCGCCACGCGCGGCGCGGATCTCTGCCTGCTCGGCACGGCCAACGGCGTCGAGACGATCGACTACCCGAATCGCTGA
- a CDS encoding N-acetylmuramoyl-L-alanine amidase, protein MKPTSILQALLALAATLLTSACTPTIIHHTTYYTDTSRTAQYQDTRIRFLVMHYTEIDEKQSLDVLTHEQVSAHYVIPDHPQEKNGEPIVWQLVPESQRAWHAGLSSWQGTTELNAASIGIENVNLGPVDTPQGRTWQPYPPEQVNAMIRLAKDIVTRYNIPPTRIVGHSDIAPQRKIDPGPLFPWKQLYDAGVGAWPDDATVAKELAGRDPHAPTDVRALQQKLARYGYEVATDGVLDDRTRRVFAAFQMHFRPADYSGNPDAQSDAIAQALLDKYTQTAAPEPVRPAP, encoded by the coding sequence ATGAAACCCACCTCAATCCTCCAGGCACTGCTAGCGCTAGCAGCAACCCTTCTAACATCAGCCTGCACCCCGACCATCATCCACCACACCACGTACTACACAGACACGTCGCGCACAGCGCAATACCAGGACACCCGCATCCGTTTCCTCGTGATGCACTACACCGAGATCGACGAAAAGCAATCGCTAGACGTCCTGACCCACGAACAGGTCAGCGCGCACTACGTAATCCCCGATCATCCACAAGAAAAAAACGGTGAACCCATCGTCTGGCAACTGGTGCCGGAATCACAACGCGCCTGGCACGCAGGCCTCAGCTCCTGGCAAGGCACGACAGAACTGAACGCCGCCTCGATCGGCATCGAAAACGTCAACCTCGGACCCGTCGACACCCCGCAGGGCCGCACCTGGCAACCCTATCCGCCGGAACAGGTGAACGCGATGATCCGCCTGGCAAAAGACATCGTCACGCGATACAACATTCCGCCGACGCGCATCGTTGGCCACAGCGACATCGCGCCCCAACGCAAGATCGATCCAGGCCCGCTGTTCCCGTGGAAGCAACTCTACGATGCAGGCGTCGGCGCATGGCCCGACGATGCCACCGTCGCAAAAGAACTCGCGGGCCGCGATCCGCATGCGCCCACGGACGTCCGCGCGCTCCAGCAAAAGCTCGCACGCTATGGCTATGAAGTCGCGACGGACGGCGTGCTCGACGACCGGACGCGCCGCGTGTTCGCCGCGTTCCAGATGCATTTCCGTCCCGCCGATTACTCCGGGAACCCCGATGCTCAATCCGATGCGATCGCGCAGGCACTGCTCGACAAGTACACGCAGACCGCCGCCCCGGAACCGGTGCGGCCCGCGCCATGA
- the rlmB gene encoding 23S rRNA (guanosine(2251)-2'-O)-methyltransferase RlmB, translating into MSRLKVLYGFHAVTARLRHDSSTVEEIYYDQSRRDRRMNEFLAVAKEAGVRLIAADETRLWGLAHTERHQGVVARAGDLPLAQNLAELLDGVQGPALLLVLDGITDPHNLGACLRVADAAGAHAVIAPRDRAVGLNATAAKVASGAADTVPYITVTNLARALRELKDAGVWVVGTAGEATASLYETKLDGPVALVMGAEGEGMRRLTRDTCDEVMNIPMAGSVESLNVSVASGVCLFEAVRQRGVKK; encoded by the coding sequence ATGTCACGTCTCAAGGTTCTCTACGGTTTTCATGCGGTGACGGCACGCTTGCGTCACGATTCATCGACGGTCGAAGAAATTTATTACGACCAGAGCCGCCGCGATCGCCGGATGAACGAGTTTCTGGCCGTGGCGAAAGAGGCGGGAGTGCGCCTGATTGCTGCCGACGAGACGCGGCTGTGGGGGCTTGCGCATACCGAGCGGCATCAGGGCGTGGTAGCGCGTGCGGGCGATCTGCCTTTGGCGCAGAACCTTGCCGAGCTGCTCGATGGCGTTCAGGGGCCGGCATTGTTGCTGGTGCTGGATGGGATTACGGACCCGCACAATCTCGGCGCGTGTTTGCGGGTTGCCGACGCGGCGGGCGCGCATGCGGTGATTGCGCCGCGCGATCGGGCTGTGGGGTTGAATGCCACGGCGGCGAAGGTTGCGAGCGGTGCGGCTGATACGGTGCCGTACATTACCGTGACGAATCTGGCTCGCGCGTTGCGGGAGTTGAAGGATGCGGGGGTTTGGGTCGTTGGCACTGCTGGGGAGGCGACAGCGTCGCTGTATGAGACGAAACTCGATGGGCCTGTAGCGCTGGTTATGGGTGCCGAAGGGGAAGGGATGCGCAGGCTTACCCGCGATACGTGTGATGAGGTGATGAATATTCCCATGGCTGGGTCGGTGGAGAGCCTTAACGTTTCCGTTGCGTCAGGGGTTTGTCTGTTTGAAGCGGTGCGGCAGAGGGGTGTTAAGAAGTAG
- the rnr gene encoding ribonuclease R, whose protein sequence is MSKYPYPIPSREEILGVLRTSETPLAANDIAEALSIKRQEREGFFKRLAAMERDGQIRLDQRGHYQLTHPSNFVAGRVQGHRDGYGFLIRDDGQDDLFLPTGEMQKVMHNDRVLARIVGYDRRGRPEGHIVEVTDRANKRVIGRLLNENGALIVAPEEKRIGHDILITQNTKKAKVGQVVVVELTDFPSRHSQPLGRVVEVLGDIDDPGMEIEIAVRKYGVPHEFSQAALDAAAKLPDEVRPVDMKHRVDLRDVPLVTIDGEDARDFDDAVYCEPVKVGRGDGFRLIVAIADVSHYVLPDGGLDVDAVERSTSVYFPRRVIPMLPEKLSNGLCSLNPQVDRCVLVCDMVITARGEIKAYQFYPGVMHSAARLTYTEVAAVLTNTKGPEATRRAALLPQLQNLYGVYKSLFAARQKRGAIDFDTTETYIVCNAQGKIEQIVPRHRNDAHKLIEECMLAANVCAADFMKRNKHPGLYRVHAGPTAERLENLRTFLRGMGLTLGGGDTPHASDYAALMAHIRDRPDAQMLQTMLLRSMQQAVYSPDNIGHFGLAYEAYAHFTSPIRRYPDLLTHRAIYAILQGRKYEPKAPHGVELNTALSPRARALQAEDEKRGNRTNRGRPNAAIWEEFGLHCSANERRADEASRDVEAWLKCYFMRDKLGEEYGGMVSGVTSFGIFVQLDALFIEGLVHVTELGSDYFQYDEIKNELRGERTGIRYRLSDRVRVQVSRVDLDARKIDFRLVRDTPVKSQSHRGNPVEKASDTGGPRVRSVDRTAPVDGARRKKAAPAQTAAVKEARTARKAAASKKRAASKSTAKPVHKKR, encoded by the coding sequence TTGAGCAAATATCCGTATCCGATTCCAAGCCGCGAAGAAATCCTCGGCGTGCTACGCACGAGTGAAACGCCGCTTGCAGCGAACGACATCGCCGAAGCACTGTCGATCAAGCGCCAGGAGCGCGAAGGGTTTTTCAAGCGCCTCGCCGCGATGGAGCGCGATGGCCAGATCAGACTCGATCAGCGCGGCCATTATCAGTTGACTCATCCGTCGAACTTCGTCGCGGGCCGCGTGCAGGGCCATCGCGACGGCTACGGCTTTCTGATCCGCGACGACGGCCAGGACGACCTGTTCCTGCCGACGGGCGAAATGCAGAAGGTCATGCACAACGATCGCGTGCTGGCGCGTATCGTCGGTTATGACCGGCGCGGGCGTCCCGAAGGCCATATCGTCGAGGTGACCGACCGCGCGAACAAGCGCGTGATCGGCCGCCTGCTGAACGAGAACGGCGCGCTGATCGTCGCGCCCGAAGAGAAGCGCATCGGCCACGACATCCTGATCACGCAGAACACGAAGAAGGCGAAGGTCGGGCAGGTGGTGGTGGTCGAGTTGACGGACTTTCCGAGCCGCCATTCGCAGCCGCTGGGGCGCGTCGTCGAAGTGCTCGGCGACATCGACGACCCCGGCATGGAAATCGAAATCGCCGTGCGCAAATACGGTGTGCCGCACGAGTTCAGCCAGGCTGCCCTCGACGCCGCCGCGAAACTGCCCGACGAAGTGCGTCCCGTCGACATGAAGCATCGCGTCGATCTGCGCGATGTGCCGTTGGTTACGATCGACGGCGAAGATGCGCGCGACTTCGACGATGCTGTCTACTGCGAGCCGGTGAAAGTGGGGCGCGGCGACGGCTTCCGCCTGATCGTCGCGATCGCCGACGTGTCGCATTACGTGCTGCCCGACGGCGGCCTCGATGTCGATGCCGTCGAACGCAGCACGTCGGTGTATTTCCCGCGCCGCGTGATTCCGATGCTGCCGGAGAAGCTGTCGAACGGTCTGTGCTCGCTGAACCCGCAGGTCGACCGCTGCGTGCTGGTGTGCGACATGGTCATCACCGCGCGCGGCGAGATCAAGGCGTACCAGTTCTATCCGGGCGTCATGCATTCGGCCGCGCGTCTCACGTACACGGAAGTCGCGGCCGTGCTGACCAACACGAAGGGTCCGGAGGCGACGCGCCGCGCCGCTTTGCTGCCGCAACTGCAGAACCTGTACGGCGTCTACAAGTCGCTCTTCGCCGCTCGCCAGAAGCGCGGCGCGATCGACTTCGATACGACGGAGACGTATATCGTCTGCAATGCGCAGGGCAAGATCGAGCAGATCGTGCCGCGTCATCGCAACGACGCGCACAAGCTGATCGAGGAATGCATGCTGGCCGCGAACGTCTGCGCGGCCGACTTCATGAAGCGCAACAAGCACCCTGGCCTCTACCGCGTGCACGCGGGGCCGACGGCGGAGCGCCTCGAAAACCTGCGCACGTTCCTGCGCGGCATGGGCCTGACGCTCGGCGGCGGCGACACGCCGCACGCAAGCGACTACGCCGCGCTGATGGCGCACATCCGCGATCGTCCCGATGCGCAGATGCTGCAGACCATGCTGTTGCGCTCGATGCAGCAGGCCGTCTACAGCCCGGACAACATCGGCCACTTCGGTCTCGCCTATGAGGCGTACGCGCACTTCACGAGCCCGATCCGCCGCTATCCCGATCTGCTCACGCACCGCGCGATCTATGCGATCCTGCAAGGCCGCAAGTATGAGCCAAAGGCGCCGCACGGCGTCGAGCTGAACACGGCGCTGTCGCCGCGAGCCCGCGCATTGCAGGCGGAAGACGAGAAGCGCGGCAATCGCACCAATCGCGGCCGTCCGAACGCGGCGATCTGGGAAGAGTTCGGCCTGCACTGCTCGGCGAACGAGCGCCGGGCGGACGAAGCATCGCGCGACGTCGAAGCGTGGCTCAAGTGCTATTTCATGCGCGACAAGCTCGGCGAAGAGTATGGCGGCATGGTGAGCGGCGTGACGTCGTTCGGCATCTTCGTGCAACTCGATGCGCTCTTTATCGAAGGGCTCGTGCATGTGACGGAGCTCGGCTCGGACTACTTCCAGTACGACGAGATCAAGAACGAACTGCGCGGCGAGCGCACGGGCATCCGTTATCGCCTGTCGGATCGTGTGCGGGTGCAGGTGAGCCGCGTCGATCTCGACGCGCGCAAGATCGATTTCCGTCTGGTGCGCGACACGCCGGTGAAGTCGCAGTCGCATCGCGGCAACCCGGTGGAGAAGGCGAGCGATACTGGCGGCCCGCGCGTGCGTTCCGTCGATCGCACGGCGCCCGTCGACGGCGCGCGGCGCAAGAAAGCGGCACCCGCGCAGACAGCGGCCGTGAAGGAAGCACGCACGGCGCGCAAGGCGGCGGCGTCGAAGAAGCGCGCGGCGTCGAAGTCGACCGCGAAGCCGGTGCACAAGAAGCGTTGA
- a CDS encoding GNAT family N-acetyltransferase — MLPAFFSQRLYLKPRTLADLDDCIAMDRDPEVTRHIDGPWHEPDAHRRFVVDRLTRAYPDGLGYWSIAERSAPARFVGWVLLIPEDTYGPEAEIGWRLVREAWGRGIASEAARVVIAHAFGTVGLHSVVAGIAEGNLASQRVAQKLGMRREGSVGGYVRFRSDAR; from the coding sequence TTGCTGCCCGCTTTTTTCTCGCAACGCCTGTATTTAAAGCCGCGCACGCTGGCCGATCTCGACGATTGCATCGCGATGGATCGCGATCCCGAGGTCACGCGGCATATCGATGGTCCATGGCATGAGCCGGATGCGCATCGACGGTTCGTCGTGGATCGCCTCACCCGCGCGTATCCGGATGGGCTCGGCTACTGGTCGATTGCCGAACGGAGTGCGCCGGCCCGTTTTGTCGGCTGGGTGCTGCTGATTCCGGAAGACACGTATGGGCCGGAGGCGGAGATCGGCTGGCGCCTCGTGCGTGAAGCGTGGGGCAGAGGCATCGCCAGCGAGGCGGCGCGCGTCGTGATCGCCCATGCATTTGGCACGGTTGGGCTGCATTCGGTGGTGGCGGGTATCGCCGAAGGCAATCTCGCTTCGCAGCGCGTTGCGCAGAAGTTGGGGATGAGGCGTGAAGGGAGCGTGGGCGGATATGTCCGGTTCAGGTCGGACGCGCGCTGA